Sequence from the Lepisosteus oculatus isolate fLepOcu1 chromosome 13, fLepOcu1.hap2, whole genome shotgun sequence genome:
CTGTAGGAATTCTTATCCTGTTGGTCTTGCAGTGCTTCATCTCGCATTAAGAGGGTAtgagaaacctttttattttttaacaatatgtAAAGAGACAAATTACAGCTTACTGCATTTGCCTTGAGAGACAAAATACACCAGGAATTTGCCCTGACATAGCGATCAAACGTCAGGTGTAAATATCCGAAGTGCCATGTTTAACAGGTATTTAGAAATCGGAcctcttttgcattttatacCACAAGACAAAGGGGCTATTTcgacagtatgtgttacatcCTCTGTTTCTTTCCTCATCTGACTTAATGGTTTCCTGTATTCAACCTATTCACTGCTCAAAATGTCTTTGCTCAGCTATTATTTCAATTGAGACTGAGTACTCACACAAGAGATATATGCAAATAATGGTCTGTTTCATTTAAAGAGGCCATTTATTCGGAACTTGTGATTAAAGCAAAAAAGATGCCTTCCCTACTTGTAGACTTGTGGAATATAACTCTACACTGCACATCTATTTAGCTGGGACACTGGGAGACTCTCATGTGGTGCTGTTTTACCTAAAGGTTCCTAATTAAGTAAAACAAACTATTCCAGTGCCTGCACCTCCAAATCACTCCCTATGTACAGAGGTCAACAATACTTACCGCTCAGCACTGGAAGTCAGCGCTTATACTTCGGGACGTAGCATCTAGAAAGATGAAATCAGTGCTCTGCATGAAATTAAAGGCAGCCTGGCGTGACGGACCATTAATCTGACCCAGCAGATCATGTAGACCGGGGCTGCTCCAGCGTCTGAGAGCCGCCTGGGTAAGAGCCTTGGTTTTTACTCTCATTGGAAGGGGCAGGGCATTTGCTCAGAGCAACAGTGTGTATCTAGGTCTCTGGATCGGCAGGGCTGCCTACTATTGAATTACAATGGACGTTATAtaaggcaataagactgctaaatagccaagctgtggctcctttagcaaatcacccgtaatggctacatggacacactgttttcattgtattcagcatactgcactacttggacataatgtattgcatacaccctggacacatcgCAGCTCTGTTTATATTGAGCtctgtctgagtttattttattcaatttctattgtactattatgtattattatgtgaccttattttgttactttaattttgtgatttttatcccCCTCCAGTGAGctcgtagaaaagacatttcattgccagcaactgctgcggcacgctgtattgttgtgcattggaTAAATAAACTCTGATTTGAGTCGATATCATCGTGTGGACTGGAGGTGTAACATTTAAGGAAAAACTCAGTGTAGTTGTGTTAGTGGGATTTGTTTGACAGTCTTAACATAGAAAGAACTTTGCCCTGTGTGTTCAGTActataaagttttattttaggaATATGTTTTGGTATAGTTTActtacaaaactaaaaattcCACTGAATGCAtgcacatacatactgtatataaggaaCCCAAGCTTGAAATGAGATTGATATTTACtaaatatgtaatatttttaaaagcatgtcTGAACTGTTAATTACTTGAAGGTTAAGCAATTGGTTAAGACAGTTGTTATGAAAATCTGcactaaaaacattttagtgaACCTTTCAGTGCCTTCGTGAAAACAACCTGAGCTGTGTATACTAACACTGCCCCCTGCATGCCATTACATTAGCCCTGAATTAAAAGAAACCCAGTACTGAAGTGTGCTGTATTTTACCGAGTTCAACTCCGCAGCATAAGTGCAGACGTTACACAGAGTTTCATGTGAACTGATACATGCATATCAAAGTCCCAAAGTGGAAATAAACTATTTTGTCAAGCCTGAGTGATGATGATCAAAAAATCAtcataaaagatatttaaacacaaaattaagatttttaCAAAGCAATATGCTACAGATTCAAATTAAATAGAAGAGTATACATACTTTTGCAGAAGTAATCAGGAGTAACTTGGAGGTGTAATCAGTATTTTATTACTACACAGTTTATTTTGAAGTGTCCCGAATATGAAATAAAAGTAAGTGCACTACTGGGAATGTTAAAACATCGTTTTCATcagacacacatacaaacaTCTCTGttacacaaaacatttattttgtacagtattCAACTGGGGACCATACAATGTATAAAGACATTCCCAGAACCTTTCTTTAACTGTTAAAACACAATGTGAGTCATAAaccaatttttattttacataacaaCATGATGTCTAGTTTGATTTTACCTGAACATATTGAACTTCTGTTTATAAAAGGAATCATAATTGTCCATCTACATTCATTCTCTTTGCTTTTTCTATAAAACGTATACAAATGTtgcctgattaaaaaaaaatcaataaatcaaaTCAAACATTGGCACATTGTGCAGAAGATCCTATCTACTCGCATAATACTCACAATCTTCTGTCCTCTCCATTCACTTGAGCAAGGAGATGAAGAGGAATTTCATACTAACCGATTCTTTTCTTGAAAATTTCTAGGTAAACATTGtctaaacaaaaatgcattttttgttttcttttttagctTTCCTCTTCAAAAATAACTGAGAAATCACAATTCCTGTTTTCAAGGGGAACCCAATGCAGACCTCAGCCTTGAGTCGTGTCTCCTTCAACTGCAGGAAAGCACAATACATCTAATGACAGTGGCTTAAAGACCGTCAGAGAActaaccaaaataaaaaagaatgtttGCTAAGAAATGCTCAACTTTTTGCACCACAAAACTTGGTTCCTCAACAACCCCAGTTCCACTGTGGGCTGCATGCTCCTTGGGGTGACTCTCTGTGCAGTGGGCAGTTCGTCTACAGTGCAGAACAAGATCCACTGCGCTTTAAGCAATTTTCTTACATTTCTAATGCAGTGATACATCTTAACCTGATTATTCCTGATAGCATAGCTATCACCTGAAAGCCAGAAtactgtggagaaaaaaaaaggcatggAAAGAAACTTCTTTTGTTTGCACTGCTCTTTCAATGATGAACAACCAGGGAAATTGAGCCTGCAGAGCACTGCAGTGAGACAAAAGCGCTGTCAGTACATGAGATCCACCGCACCTGTGATCACATCGGACTCCTTCGTCTCCTGAAAGGGAAACTGGATCCCAGCCACCCGGATAAGGAGAATGTTCAAGGCATGTGCTAAGAAGCAGAACAAAACGATCCAGAAGGACCAGTCAAACTGTTCGCTGTAGGTCCTGTACACAAAACTTCCTTCCCTGTAGTTAGCGATTTTCTCCGACAGCCGGTGGAGTTTGACTTCGGAGGCGAAGAGGATCATCACCAGACAGCCGCAGAAACCTACAGGGGACAACATATCCTCTGGCTTTCAAAACTGCCCCTGGCGTCTTGCTAACTGTTTAAAAGCTGAAACAGTGTTCTGTCTTTAAACCAGCTGTGCTGAACACCGATACAGCAAAACTAGAGCCTGCACGTCTTCCAGCGTGGCAGCAGTTGGTTTCCTTGGCCAAAATCAATACGAAGGAAGACATGGCAAACAACTAAAGATGTTTTAGTGAAAAGGGAATACAAATATGCTTGGCTGATGCTGCTTCTAGACTATTACTAGTGAGCACATGTGTGATCTATTGCAGTATATTAATGGATCATTCTTCAAACACACTTCTACACCTAAGGCAGCCAGCACTGGAAGAATGACCCCAGGCGATGTGTTGAATACTGTAGGTATCTTCCAAGCGAAATATCGAATATCGATATCATgtcaaaacagaaatgtttcacAAATACTTACATGAAATAAAGTTCCAAAGGTACAACCCTAGAGGGCCGTGTAGTGTCTCATAGGGGCTGCCGAAGGCGTTGTACATGAAGAAGCCCGATGTCACTGAGGAGAACACCATCATGGcggcacaaaacaaaatcacactCGCGTGAAGGCTGGTAGGGATGACGCCTGTGAGCTCGGGGAAAACTGCCAAGTGAAAAAGACATTGCATGTAACGGAAGCgctctttcaggaccctatgcagacgacacaatccggggacgagtgaggaaaacacggggggAAGAAGCATGcgggagtcgggaatgaaaacaggggccGTGCCcacggtgcgctggtgttcggggaggtgtggccgaggcaaactgTCCAGAAGTGAGTCCAGGGGGGAATCCATGATGAGGCAAAAGTACAAAGCCGGGcagtccatccaagacaaacgggattaaaaacaggaaccgggtcggaaccggcacaggaacaggaactaaaaacttgacgggaccaggcgctccaggtcccggactcgcctggtacaggaaccaatgcagagcatGGAACAGAGTAGGCGTCTGGCCTTtaaggggaactgaaaagggggctggaACACGGAGCAGGTGTGGGAGATGAgtaaaaaacaaggaaggggCTTACGAGCGTGACATTGCATTTCTTGACAAAAGCACAAGTGACTtactgcagaagcagctgctgTGCAACTCTTCCAAGACCACTTTCGAAGCTTATTTGACTCCAGGTCAACCTACTGATAAACTCCAGCATTTTTCCCGAAAGCGTGTTTTACATACAAAGCTTGTTTGCCGTAATGTCGGCCATAAACAGCTGTGTCTAGTTGATGAGCTGAGGAAGAACTGACACAGGCGGGGATGACGCTGTATCAGTTACCGTCAGCCTGAGTGGTTTTTCCTTCTGCAGAGGTTGGGTTGGTTTTCAGGCAGCACACCTGAGTGAGTGCACTTCTGAAGCTCAGGCACTGGTCCAGGGTTGGTAACAATTACAAATCCCATTGGACCCTTTcaagagctgaaagcaaatttacCATTAATCCCCAGACAGAAAACTAAATAGCATCCTTTGGGTCCAGTGATTGGGAATCACTGCTCTATACTGACATGGATGACCTGAAGACAGCAGTGCACAACTCCACTCCCGGAGTCCTCATTCTCCTTCCACCTGAGCCCTTAATCGAGCTTATTGTTTGCCTATTTGAGCAGGGTGAAGCCTTTTCTTGTTAAGAAAAACTGGAGACTTACACACACCTGCAAACTCCGCTAGACAGCGGATCTCGCGGACCACCgttgtcttaaaaaataacTCAGGACCCTGTCCTGTGGAAGGAGTGCTGGCAGATCCAGTATCTCATTATGTTGAAATGAAATGACAGTCTCTGACCCCACACGGGGAGATCATAAAGGCTGTCCCGTCACTCATGGCTCAAATgaagactttttaaaaagacgtcatctttttttttttaaagtgcatttaATTTACATTGATGTCATTGACAGGTGAAAACATCTAATTATAATGTACGGAAAAGCTAAATATCCTCAGGACCACTCAAGTACCACGAAGTGGAAACAGTACCTTGATAGACTGTTGTTTCTGAGAGAGAACGGGCATGTCCTGTCACCCTCCATTCCCACTGCCCATTCTCTCAGCACATTCCACAGCCTTCCATGGAATATTAATTAATCCGAGGGACTCGTTACGCGCAGCTCTGATTGCAGGAACCAGCCCTGTCATTTAGCAACCTGCCTGCATAATTGAAACAGTACATCTTTGTTGTACGACATCACGTTAAGTCATGCGGAAGAGAAATCAATCAGTCCGTAAATACTGAGGGCTCCTCACCCCTAACTTTGTTCTAAAGCTTGTTAACGAAGAATTAACCAGAAACAGGACAGGATGGTGACTCACTGTGATTATGTTTGGGGGCATGGTTTCGGTGCTCTTTTTCACATCCTGCCAAGTCTGATACCAGCACGAAATGCTGTCCTAACTGAACAGCCCAGTGAGGCCAAGGCTACAACGAATTACACACAAATATCCTTTTTaagatgcagtatatagagcatTGAATCTTTAGTTGCATTTGGGGATGTGATGTAGATCTGCAGATATCACCGGAATCAATATTTTAGATGGAAGATAGAAGTGAAGGTATATTCAATTCAACACTAGATTCGATGAGATTAGCTAGATTTGAGATGTAGATTTAAATGTAGTTAACTGAGTACACAAGCCAGTCTTTTTGTATTTGATATAAACAGCTAACATGCATATTCTTtggtgtgtatacagtatggttcAGTCACAGAAACAGGAGAGCTTGCcttcagaaaaaagaagaaaaagaaagaatttaGGGAGGCAGCTAAAGGGATAACATCGCTTTATAACTGGGTCACAACTAGCGGCAGGCGAACAGGTCTGCCAAGTTTTTTTATGACACGACCAATAAATACTTCTCCTGGAATTCAATTTATAGCTTAATATGTTATAAAAATAGatgtataaaataatgtttaaacttTGAGTAGTGTATATTGAGCAATTTCAAGAGATATCcagtacataataataataataataataataataataataataataataataataataaggaacaaaacgttgcgttttctttcttctcttttcagcagggaataaacctacagtattacttgttcctttgcagcctacgcatgctgacgcagctccccacctgaactataataataataataataataataataataataataataataataataataataataataattgtaatttCTAGCAGCTACCTGAATTTTGTCCCACAATAGGcacttttttggggaaaaaaatctttgatTTGATGTGTTATCATGTAAACTCTTGCTTTTGGTTTTGCATGCAATTAGACGGTAATTCTTTTATTTGCTCTGTCCTCTTGTTAAGATGTGTTACATCAGGGAAATAAAGTACATGCTCGGTAGAGGGGGTGTAATATCTTGTCTGGTAATTAAACTTAAATTATGGACAACCATTTTTGGAGAAGGttgtgaatattataatgcctCTGAAGTCACATCCAAACGtcctgtaaaattaaaaaacacagaaacacaagcAGGCACCGATTTGTGTCCAGGATACTCTACTGTAACAAATCCTGACCCGGAAAGTGGCCCTTCTGCCCTTTTGAGCTACTGCCCACCACAGGGCCTCTCTGCACGTCTCTGCCACAGACACACCGGCCCTGCAGGACCCGTGCTGGAGATCCCTAGTTAGGGCAGAGAAACGCTTAGGACAGCCTCGTACGATCAAGCTATGAACATTTTCGTGTCCGTGAAAATCGTTGAGAGGCGtctgaaacaggactgaaaccCTGAGGAAGATCTGCCTGTCCCCCCTCATTAATCAAATAGCTCAATATATCTTATGTATTGCAGGCTTCCATACTTCATAGCAATTGCTTTTACGGTTCCCCAGAGACTAATATACCAAGGGGATATCACATCTGGCCTACGGCTGAAGCAATATCAGCTAACGGTTTGAGCCACTCTTAATAAACTATATATAAAGCCAGCTGCATAATGCAATTCTGGCGAAAGAAAATATAATCTATGAGCATTCACATATATTGTTCCTTTGTCAGTCGGATAACATATTGTTTTAACCATCCTCTAATATTGTATACGGCTTGTGAAAGTTTCTGTGGGAAGGTGATATTCATATCTGCGTCTTAAATAATTAACTTGACTTTGGTATTTGAATAATTGATAGTCTTGGCTACATTGCCTTACGTTGTACTGGGCATTAATGATCAAGTACACAAGTAACAACACTGCCTCACGAACGGTAAACTTCGGATACATCTGTTTCTTACCCGCTATACAATCGCCGCGGTTACTTACACGAGAAACGGAAAGGTCGCCCACCAAGACCGCATTGCTTGAGTCTCTGCCCGTGAAAAAGACCGTAGTTGATTCTGCCGATGAATTTCTCCAGTTCGGGGCCCGTGGCGTTAACGAGCTGAGCTCCTGTCTTACACAGAATTGTCCCCTTGATCCAAAACTGAGTTCCCACCGACGCTGCCACCATTAAGACCGCGGCGAAGCTCAGGAGACCAGCCAAAAAGAATATCACTTTCTTTTGGCGACTcggcattttttaattattattctaCAATCAAAGATAGAAGTTTCTCAGTGGCAAGCTCTGGGTTCAAGCATTTCGCCACGTCGGGCTCCTTTTGCTAAAACAACGTCCTGCATCATGTCGTTATTTTTTGTACAAAGAGGAGGCTTCGAAACGCACAGCACAGCTCTGGGTTCGCTCGGTCTTCAGTCGTACCGAGCGCATTGAGTTACAGGTCTCTCTTGCCCAGCTCCCGTCTCTAGGTAACTACAAGGTTTACATTTCGGGGAGCGTGTACAGTGCTCCCCAGGGAAATCCGACAAGACCATCCTGTCCCTGACCTTCTCCCTGATTGGGCATCTCCGCTGGTGATGGGTTTAAGATCATGCTTCTTCAGGATTTGCAAacctatgaaaaaaaaaatcccaactgCAGGAATACTTTCTACGCAACAGCAATCACCCGAACGTACTGTACAAACCCTCCAGGGAAACTACGCTCAGACTTCACAGGTTTGTGCATTGTTAACTTCCTcgaaaacaataacatttttcaaatcCAGGTGTGGTGTTGATAAGGGAGCTACGGTTTTCTGGATTTCAGCACCGAAGATGTGGAAAGCACATTTTTATCCGAGACACTCAAATTCCAGCTACGACTGTTTGATACAAACAATACAGtaagttagaaaaaaaaaagatgcattcGGCAATGATTTAAACAGGTATTTTCCACCCAGTAAGTGAATTCCCTGCTGTTTTAAGAGAGATATAGTCCTTCTGTCCAATCTTGCTTCAGGATCATTGCTTAAGGTTTAATTAGAACGGGCTGTACAGCTGTGCCTCATTAAGATTAATTATCTGGAGTCATTTCTGATTGCAATTAGGGAGAACAGGAAGCATGAATCAATTATTGTTTGAAAGAATCATACAACGTTTATTTGAAGAGAATTGGCGTTGTTAAGCAAAAGAGAACAAATTGAATATTATGTGCTCAATCCATTTATTTCATGATGGTTAGCAAGAGGGGTTGTAGAAGCATCTGATTCTTTTCAATTgaattgcagtttaaataaaatgatttttttgctctttttttaatttactgacaTTTGGTTCAATGTAAATGTATCTCGAAGAATACAGTACTGTTTTGTCTCAAATTTGTCTTTGTATATTACAtctctttagaaaataaaaggagGAAAAGGGATATTTAAGACGAGTGGAAAAGGAGACCAGGATTCTGTCCTTGTGATCTGACTTGGGGAACTTTCCCTCCTGTGTTTATGGAAACAAAGGCATCTGAAAGATAGtgaatcattttttttgttggaaGGGAGTGCACTCTTCTGGTTGTATCCTAAAGACAAGGCAACACATCTCTGCAGATTGGGAGTTCCCAGTCTGTTGGGGTTTGTTCAACTTGAGCACTCAGTGAAATAACCAAACCATTAACAGACCAAATAATAGGTTTCTTTTGCACTcttcaattaataataataataattcatcacacttatatagcacttttctggacactccaatcaacgctctttacagtaaatggggatcccctccatcaccaccagtgtacagccccacctggatgatgcacttgtctgctccccacacaccagctctcagtggggaggagaaaagagtgatgaagccagttcagagatggtgATCTATaatgggacattaggacccacacagaccacagggtgagcaccccctactggccccactaacacctcttccagcagcaaccttagaggtctcccatgcaggtactgaccaggctcacacctgctgagctctagTAGGCTGCCAGCTGTCAGCTGtcagctgcagggtgatatggttgctggcTCTTCATCACTTATATTTATCCATATATATCAATTGTTTTGAGTTCCTACACACATAGGAGGTTGTCTTTTAATAATCATATTTCCAAGGTTCGAACTCGGTGATTTGCTAGTCCAGTTGAGGATTCAAGTCGGTAAAGAGCTCAGCTGCAGGAGAACCCAGCATGTGTGTGGGatcccaggaccaggactggggacccTGCTATAGCCAGACACCCTTAACCTTATGTCAAAGATCTCCAGCCCTGGCTCTGGGGAGTCCCTATC
This genomic interval carries:
- the clrn1 gene encoding clarin-1; its protein translation is MPSRQKKVIFFLAGLLSFAAVLMVAASVGTQFWIKGTILCKTGAQLVNATGPELEKFIGRINYGLFHGQRLKQCGLGGRPFRFSFFPELTGVIPTSLHASVILFCAAMMVFSSVTSGFFMYNAFGSPYETLHGPLGLYLWNFISCFCGCLVMILFASEVKLHRLSEKIANYREGSFVYRTYSEQFDWSFWIVLFCFLAHALNILLIRVAGIQFPFQETKESDVITGAVDLMY